The sequence below is a genomic window from Oreochromis niloticus isolate F11D_XX linkage group LG3, O_niloticus_UMD_NMBU, whole genome shotgun sequence.
ttaggttttgttatATGGCTTCCTGTGTTCCATGTTGTGCTTTCTTTGTGCCTTTCTGTCCTGTGTTTCATGCCTCTatgttctgtctccccagtctcTGTTAAGTTTACATGTCTAGAGTTCAGttggtgtgtttcctgttttacttttaaggtCTGTGTCTCTTGTCAGTGGGCCTgtctcaggctacgtccacacgtacacgggtatttttgaaaactgagattttccgtttttgtttttttttaaaaatcccgtccacacataaactgtgtggagggacagtaactgtttgtgaatatgtaagcatttaaacacttaagagagtaaaattaacagtaacagtattttgtgtAAGTGCGCCATTGttgaaattcatttcaccgaaacaataacgtggcgcacagtgtgacgtcaaaaaaggcgcacacctttgacgctgcattttctccgttttcctcgtccacacgtaaatgcaaaaactgagttttcgaaaatatccaccctggcaggcgtttttaaaaatctccgttttcagtgactgaaaacgccgtttacgggtggacgaaaggtgcacacgcatagaaaaatctgcgttttcaaaaatacccgggtacgtgtggatgtAGCCTCAATATGCGtccttgcgttctcgtgtactcgtgatatgttatcagtcggagaccaagtactgttccagtTCATAGAATGGATCAAGCCGAGAATGCGAAAAAAATCCcagatgtgttctcgctccgcccgttttatcgagcatgaatcggtggtgacttgtgtgtacttggtacagctaaatatcccagaatgcatttcgtccaaaacccAATCGCGGCAATGGCGgctaaaaacctttaaatattactctttctgggtcacaaaataaacctcTAAGTTATTTTcaagcgagaatgtagctgtgtaaacttcaaatatctgctcggtttatcaagacatcacatattcgCAAACGTGCTCTGACACTTTCGGAAacatctgttacccacccgctccaTAGCAGACCGGGAGGTCGAGGATCACTAGAGCCTGGCCAGAAAAGCGGACTCCCgtcacatcgttttcaacccccccggtctttcgctactcaggttaaacatgatataagTCTCTTAGTTAACTTCGAAattttaatgtttggtttatttcagtgttttatttgttcctgagtaaatcggtttggctgagatatGTTTCAATTCAGGAGGAAACATTTTCACCGGGAACAAAAACAGTATGTTAATACGTGGAGATTCTGAAGGCTGCTTCAAAATGATtagattatattttaaatatttgttcagttctcttccaaaccccagcagctgtctattgtAATTTTTGAGTgttcactaaaataaaaataaaagtgttttaacatctcacctgtttgtttttattaaggcatacatgtacactatttttattaatagagatttcactactgaggttgaacatgatatataagtcacttagatcacttctaaatgttaatgtttggtttatttcagtgttttatttgttcctgagtaaatcggtttggctgagattaaagttaagcttcataacatgttactcacagttaaattaagaggggacggcagtaaaaactccggacctgtgacatcatcaagtaCGCTGGTGTTCGAATTGTACAAATCgagagtccgtgctcgcgttatTGGCAAGTCcggactcgccgagaacgcgaataCGGACTCTCgcacttgagaattgagaaagggCCAGTGTGTCTAGTTTCGCTTCCCCGGCTCGTTAAGTCTGATTTCTACCAGCTGTTTCTCAtttccctcgttatccctcagtgtatttaagccttgtGTTTCTCTTTGACAGTGTTGCATTCTCCCTGTGTCTTCCATATTagttttccagtttagttttgttctttgtttcacCTCCGCGCCTGCAGTAAAGCAATGTTTTTGAGTTCACGTTTGTCTCGCTAAGTTTTGCGTTTGtgtccttttcctgcctgcacacagccgtttTGTGACAatagaaggaaaaaacaaaataccatGGCCATGAAAACTGGTGATTCTTTTGCCCATTGGTGTGAATTGGAGTGTGAATgactggctgtgtcccaatccagcgaCCGCACGCTTCATAGTACGCGCAGTTCGCGGACTACATACATACTATgaagtacgagaagtgcggaagtgagaggcttgtgaaatgggatggTCTGGCCTTCGTCTTgctgatactaaccgcgagaaacgtttcatacagtattgtttgacagaaataaaggagaagaaatgtttttttgttcattcatttttttatgacaTCACTTCGATctgttgagtatctgaggctgagaccacgggactgcaaaaacatgattgttgggcttcatttctgtactgaacagtcattttaagattagatagtaaataacaattagctaatgttgttcaaaCCTACAAATACACTGAATTAAATCCTTCTTGCAGTTTATCTACATTGTTTTTTAGTCCAAGACTAAAGTGCTGTTGCAAAACAACATTACATTATTGTTTGATTGTGGTTTCTCTCCAATAATGTAGGATCGTATAATACAAAAGAAGTTGAGATTACTTTTTAGAAGTTGgctctgtaaaaagaaaatatctgaattgaattaaaataaatattacatttaatgAAAATATCCCAAACTAAATAAATATACTGTAGATCAGTGAAAGGAGGTGGGACATCAACTCCAGTCACTGGCAGGTAGAGAGTGCCGTTTGGGCTCCAGACCAGCATAGTTAACCATGCTAATTAAAGAATGTTTCAGTTGCCTTTCTTTATTGTTTAGGGTTTTCATGATTTGTGCTTTAGGAAGATCCTACTGGTTTTAAACATTGCTTTTCTATAAATGTTTATAGTCACCACCCTCCATCTGATACTGTCTCATTTCGAAAATTGCCTGTCAGGTTCCTTCCCCATGGCTTTCAGAGTAACCTTTTCCGTCATCAGTTGAGTGTGCTGACTTGGGCTTTGACTTCCGTGAcctcagtgagatgcttggacATATAAGATGGttccttattattttttactcatttaCCAAAGAAAGTTGGTCAGAGACTGAGCAACAATTGTTGTGAAACTTTACTTTCAGTTTTAAAGTGTGTTGTGCCAACTTCTTCAGAATTTCCCCAGTGATGTCATCTATTTGCACATCCAGTAATGAgtttaagtaagtaagtaagtacagtggcttgcaaaagcgCAAGCGAAAAAGGAGCgaaggcacacacaacagccatggttcatatttgctgtgtggtcggctgcaatgttcgatcgcaccggcaagagaataagcttgaaaagggtttatcttttcattctttcccaacctggaagcaacatgaggcagctcgtgtatcggttgttaccaaacgaaggcgtctagcctggatagcacctgtgagacgagctgatatccagttctcttccatctccaaatatcttttggtgctccagacattttcattccggtaagttctaaatatgttcatatcactctttatagcctatcagttttattttcaatgcaCTCTGAGGTtatagcaaattagaacaaacatcctactgagtgattttgcagaactaccttctattCATAGAGtcgctaattatttggcattattgcagaaaaccagcctatgaaatggatgaaacacatcatgactgggttccagcgctacacaagggacctgcttcaaacataccaccatgccaatcagattacttcttccatgtgagggtgaagaggtgacccttctggataagatggtgaaggtttgctgcgtttggTGATGTTAGTAatgttagtagtgggtgatatcatgtaaacactgtcatgacaaaatgtaaacattttgtcatttgtaaactataaatgacatggattccacattgtaactgatgtgatgttctataaagtggttttaataataaaaaagaggcaaaaattagtttgtttctttattcaacttttgaacagtggtactcagtcagtacatattcagtaaatgcaaattatttacatggcagtgcacttCAGGCATAAATCTAGACCCCTAGATAAAACATTATGGGTCATTCCCACGACCCACAGCTTTACTGTGTTCCAGCAAAGTATCCAatagcagtgacaactcctccacagtagcaggtgggatttttcttttttgaggacggctccttttacctttcactacggatggtctgtttatgttttgatcaagagcctttttttgggcagctgaagaggagaagtccaTCTTATGggcaacctctggctgtatcttggtcatagcaaaacccagtatgcaggttcatgtgtaacagtccttgtgccacagatctgcactgttgcttctacattaaacagaagagcagcgatATTAGGtgcaggtctccacgactccggccatacaggtgcagtgggcggcttcaaccttccctgtgatgctcacagtgacccatggctgcaatgctgcaCTTCAgtctttacagttttttctgattgcttaagcagattttttgtaactattggctatttttgcaaaactctacacacaaataagaaaacctgtcacccaattatcaaaacattgtagttctcttgcaaaagcgaacacagctagattaactcttcacaccttcgtaaaaatggtgttttcgtatcaaacagtacacacaagccatcatctactaagcacacaatgcgccaactgcacactgatggtgtgaatacaaaacacatctggcttttgctttctctgtgtacagatgtcaatttgaggtcacacttttgtcatagtgtcatgtaaacatacaaggatccaaacttcaagtattgtgtttattcacactcatcaaaaccaagacaaagtcacaacacaaaataggaatttcacaaaaaaaaaaaaaagggggaaaaaagacaatCAGCCTACATCATGTCGTCTTTCTGGGTCCGGCCACAAAATTTCGTCCACATCGCATGCGATATCCTCCAGTCCAAGGCACCGGGGAAAATATCTCCTTGAATGCCGTATCCAGGCCTGACATGATGCCTGGTCAATATCTCCACATGCCTCCTCCATTGCCTGTAAAAGGGCTACCTGTTGATGAGGATGACGGTCGTACACTTTCCAGCGCCAGGCAGAGAAGAACTCCTCGATGGGATTTAAGAATGGGGAGTATGGAGGGAGGTTGAGTGCCATGAAGGATGGGTGGTCTGTAAACCAGTTGCCGACCAAAGCAGCCCTATGGAAACTAACATTGTCCCATATGATGACATATCGGGTCTGCTCTGGTCTCTGAACAGTGAGCATGTCATGCAAGGTGTCCAGGAATGCaataatgtgtgcagtgttgtaTGGGCCTATGGTTGTTACGGCCCTGGGCCTCGGAGGGAGTGAGACTGCCTATTTGTGTTCATGCGAATCCGTGTGTGCCATGACTTGTGGGTGATTGGTTACTGGGAGGCCCGGGCCAGCCTTCTTTTATGCAGATCGCAGTGTGCCAGACCTCGCGGACGATTGGCTGCCTGGAGATTCCATGACCACCCCAAGACCAATTGACTGGCTGATTGTCTGCACCTGGGAGTATAAAAGGCTGAAGATCCTTCACACTATGGGGAACTGCTGCTCTGAAGTGAACACGCAGTGGCCTCCTTGTCTGCTTTGCATGTGAAGCTCGTTTGTTAAAACCTGTTCGCTGTGTCGCTCTGTTTAAACCTGACATACAGCTGAACTTAGTTTCATTAGAGTTTTGTGATGCTGGCTTGCCTTAGTTAACCCTTAGCTTTTACGCCTGACTGTTTTCTTCGTTATGTAATAATTGTTTGCCCAGTGGTCTGTTGAACAGCCCTGTCGGTTTTTGgtttaaagtttgaaattaAAACCTTTTACTTTACTCAGTTTGTGTGGGGGCTTGTGTATGTTACTCCTCCCCTGACGCCTAGCAGAGGGGGTCGTAACAGGTGAACAACACCATTTTGGCTTATAGCTGCACACATGGTTATGTTACCACCACGCTGTCCTGGGACATTGATGATGGCACGGTGTCCAATAATGTTCCTGCCACGTCTCctggttttactgaggttaaaaccGGCCTCATCCACAAACAGTAGCTCATGTCCCATTGCATCTGCTTCTAGTTCCATCACTCTctggacaagacaaaacaaatgcaacacatCAGGCCCATGCACAGCACTACAGTATGCACTGCCAAATTCAGAACCAATGACACTAGCTTACCTGCACATAGTCATATCGCAGTTGCTTTACACGTTCTGTGTTTCTCTCGAAAGGAACTCTGTAAATTTGCTTCATTCTTATTCTGTGGCGCGCAAGTACACGACTTAGTGCAGAAATGCTtgcactgtgtatattttgaaaGATGGTGTCATTATCAATTATGAGCTGCTGTATTTCGCGAAGTCTTATTGCATTATTGGCAATCACCATGTTCACTATATGGGTCTCTTGCTCTGGAGTGAACATTCTGCCTCTGCCCCCAACAGCTGGacgtctagcaattctgtaaagtaacaatttcagtatttttgcatgtatggtactgttgtgtttctcattagagtatggcagtgctacaaagtACTTACCGATTTTCATTTCGAAATGTCCTAATGATGCCTGCCACAGTGTAGCGGCTCAGTTTAGGCTggacccgttggccagcttccctcagggtcatcccatggttgatgacatggtccactattgtagctctgatgtcatcagttattctgtttcttactcttcttacccttcctctttcccctcctcgtcctcttcttgcttctccacgtcctcttcctccaacttcttcacctccacgtcctctccctccaacttcttcacctccacgtcctctccctcggcctcctctgattctcactcttgctgctccttCCATTGTACTCCACATAGACAGCTTACCTGTGGCCTgtttatagtgcttaggctgattgcaaagtggactaattatctaaaacagttttcacatgtgaaagtgtgccagacagttggcaaaatagtctTAATGATAGCCATACATGTGTATaattttgctaggagtgtgttggaaatttggtaattgagtgtaaagcagtgagttgtgtttacagttctgcaaaaagagtgttGTGCAGTGAattgtagctacaggtttggaaagtgtgtgttacaaaatggcaaactgagtgcaaagcagtgtatTGAGGAGTACTTGGTGAGGACTAGTTCTTTCAGGTTCAGCAGCTAACAAGATGGTGTATCGGTCAGGATACAAGAAGGAGGACAACAGGCTTCCACTTTGCTGGATTGTCACCGCCAGGTGTTTTATTGCCACCTAGATGCTCAGTGTTGCCAGCAGTCTGTAGTAACAAACAAGTTGCCAtgagtatataaatatatacagcaACAGCTCCACCAAGATAAACATAAagtattaaatgaaataaaccaACACATCCATCTGAATAtacacataacataacatatatGACTTGAACTACGCCAATCTTACATCTCTTGCTCCAAACACAGAAGGGAcacagttaaacacagtgagaaTGTCATACATAGCCGAAACATCCACTCTAACTGTGAACATAAGGACTTTGGCGCCATCGTGTGGCCGAATAAATTACTACATAATGGCGGCGGCCAGCGGCACATGCCTCTAGTCACGAGATGAAAACTCGCTGCTATAACGCGGTAGAACGTAACTAAAACCGCGGCAAACATCAGGATCggaaaataaacatatttaaggAAACTTACTTGCAGTCACGAACTTAACACTAGGAGCAACGAAGGATGGCAACCAGGAACACAGTTTACAAGGTAAAAACAGATTTCAGGGAAGCAATCTCCCCTTCTCGAGTAGCAGCGCACTACCCCCAACTTCTGCCTACGTCATTTCCTACGACTCCACCCCACACAATATTGCAGAACATAGACATAAAATCCCAGAGCCTTTTAtacacagtgtttgtgcttttagttttgcaaactcagtgagtggttttgctataagtattaatagttttagaaattgtgctataagaatcacagttagggtttaagcattcagaaaaaactgtaaaggcAACATGAGAGCATCTTCCTGAACTTAGATGACAAAACATATTCAGGATGGATAATAatgttttttgtcttctttagCACCTGACTTTCCCAGAAAGACAAATATTTCTGCTTGACCCCTGTGATTTTGGAGCAGGTATTAACAATACTGCTAAGGGAGTTTCTATCCTTAATAGCTAAAACACTAAAACAGcagataaatgaaaatgaatactgtatattattacatttttcaagATTCATTATACAGGAATATTGATAATCATGTATATGAGAGTTCTGATTGTCCTGatcaacatttttttaacagaCTGCAATAAATGctctatttctttttatttatgctGAAAACCATTTAGCTACAAGCATGTACAGCCGCAGCACCATGTAAAATGAATCACTATTAAAGTTGCCAGTGTCTGCCTAAGATTTGAGCATCTGCATttataaaaacaacagaaagttTTTCAAACCcagattttttaaatgtgacCTGGAATTATTTCATTGATGTCAACAGAAAGAAGAGAGAAGGCactggaaaataaaatacagattcCAGCAATGATGCTAGGGAAATATCTCCAGGAAACTCCCTCTTCCAGTCAGCGGCATTATCATGTGTGCTAGATTAGTTTCTCAAGATCCACCAGGCTAAAAAGAGAGGCTTGTTAAGGGTACCAAGCCTAACATTGCTCATATTTGAAGAACAGCTAATAAGAAGAAGAGATAAAAGTAACAGTAATAGAAATAAGGAGatgacccaaaatgcagacttacAGAGGCAAACATAAACTCAGgaagcagctttattgctgaataACAGATGTGCTGAAACTGACTAAAATGGGAATACACAGTAAACTAAATGGTTTGGTAGGCAGGTAATTAGGCAGAACACACAATGAGAGATGAGGGAGgacacaaacaataaataaaatggaaggAGGACCAGGAGAGAAACACAGCTCGTACTCGACAGACGAGAAAGGGgagaagcaaaacagaacatgAGGCACACCGACAGGAGACTACCAAAGTAAAGCAGGAAGAAATGGCAACATACACACTGAGACGCAGACAGATATACAGAGGCATGACTGGATACTTATGTTAGGGTACCTGGGTCACTGACtcagtgttttttgtcttttggttctttgagttttgtttttcattatgttctctgtgtattttgtatttccTTGGTTAGTTCACTTATGCTCATGAGTTCATTCAGTATTTCTGGTTGTGATCTTAGTTTGGAGAAGAGGCGTAGGGGTACGATCCAAACAAACAGGACACAGACAAGACCAAAACTAGAACATCACTAATTTGATTTTTCACTTTCACTATGAGGCTTTAACCTCTGAAAATCTCCTGATCAGTAAAGTGTTCCAGTCCAAActctgcagtgtttttaataTTATCTCTGACAGAATCTAAAATCAGGTTTAGGTCAGGAAATAACTTTTGCACTTTCACCATTCTGGATCCTGTTGTGTCTTGCAAAAACGTTAATGTTATTCCCACTTTCGATTTTACTGTCTACCTCTGATTCACCACGTCTCTGTGACTGAGACCCTTTTCactttacatttttgttgtttattctcAGTGTTCTTCCTCTTTACAGAATATAGCAATAATTTAGAAAGTCTTCATATATCACAACACCCTCCCACCTCACTCGACAAC
It includes:
- the LOC109198913 gene encoding uncharacterized protein LOC109198913, whose product is MWSTMEGAARVRIRGGRGRGRGGEEVGGRGRGGEEVGGRGRGEARRGRGGERGRVRRVRNRITDDIRATIVDHVINHGMTLREAGQRVQPKLSRYTVAGIIRTFRNENRIARRPAVGGRGRMFTPEQETHIVNMVIANNAIRLREIQQLIIDNDTIFQNIHSASISALSRVLARHRIRMKQIYRVPFERNTERVKQLRYDYVQRVMELEADAMGHELLFVDEAGFNLSKTRRRGRNIIGHRAIINVPGQRGGNITMCAAISQNGVVHLLRPPLLGVRGGVTYTSPHTN